The sequence below is a genomic window from Phycodurus eques isolate BA_2022a chromosome 6, UOR_Pequ_1.1, whole genome shotgun sequence.
GACTTTAtttacaagcaaacaaaaatagagcagGTGTCGCTTTGATTTCCTTCCCATTAAAGGGTGACATCTCTCACACACTTTACTGGTGTGGTTCTCCTCTTTGGTTTCCAAAGCACAACAAAATCGTCCCAGAGCACAGCCTGGGAGAAGACAAGTTAGCGTGCTgcttatttaaatatatattatagttaTGAATCTCGAGACTGCTTGTATGGCTTCCATAGGGAATAGTAATGCTTGTGCGTTTGGATGCGTGGCGGCTGACTGAAGGTAAGCGTAACTGTGCGTTTATGATGAGTTTTATTTGGAGGTTAGAGAGAgatgctaataaaaaaaatatctaatttaGTTTGAACACTTCAAGGTGATGATTCGGCACCTAGCTGCTGGACACGCAATTTTAATTTAGGCCAAAAGGCCTTTTTAGTTCTATTATTGTGGTTTGGACTTTAACAGTGACCTAATAAAATGGGCCGAATTCAAGCTAGTAGTCGCATGTTTGCCATCACTTGTCATGCAGTTAGATTATGTCTTGAGTAGAATTGATTCTTTCTATATTTTCTGTTGACAACTTGCATGTTTAGTGTTTTGAGGATGTTCGCATCTCATTGACTGCCACTACATAATTCGTGCTTGTCGCCATCTGCTTGCCAACTCTGTCAAAGGAAGGagaacattttcattgaaaaatGATTGCGCTTCTCGACCCGGGCGCTTGCGACTGGCTCATTTGTTGGGGTCGCCGCGCAGGCGTCGCTCGTGCTGCCGCTTGGTGATGACGTACTTGAAGAATTCGTAGACGGACCAACTGATGGCAGTGGAGGGCATCTGGTAGATAACGCGGGCCTGCACGCCTTTGAAGAAGGCCGCCGCGCCGCCCACGCGGTACACCGTCCGAAAGGCCTCGCCCAGCCCGGAGATGTGGCGGGCTGCCGGCGAGCCGCCCACGTCGGCCTGAAGGACGTGCACGCTGGCCACTTCCTGGGTGTTCAGCAGCGTCTTGCAGACGTCGAGCGGCGTGGTGACGGCGGCGGCCAACCCGCCGGCCAGCGCCCCCGATAGCACGTGCGAGGTGGGGTTGTAGTGTCTGTGCGGGTTGAGCACCTCCTGCAGGTACTCGTAGGTCATGAAGTGGAGCGCCTGAAAGGGCACGTTCATGGTCAGCTGCGTGGTGTAGCTACGGTAGAAGGCCGCCGGACCCTCCTTGCGCAGCATGGTGCCCATGCAGTCTAGCACGCCGCGGTATGGCGAGTCAAACATCTGGATGCGCTGTTTCACCACTGCGAGACAAAAGAGACGGAAGCATGTCAATTAAATCGGCAAACGACAACAAACTTTTACTTAAAATTTTACAAAATCTGACATTTGAAGACATTGTTATATGAACCCGTAAATTTCTCTCTGACATTTGAGTAAATttctaaatacagtggtgccttgagagacAAGCCCTGTCTGGTGGCAGTGAACCCAAttaaactcacttcacaattagcagcagtttggcaaataatgGAACAACTTCTCAACAAAGAGACTTTGAGCTGTTTAATGCTACTCCCATTTGAATTTTAttatcaaactaaacaaaaagaaTGTTGCCTTCAGGATAGcttgctatcttaatgctaacatataaggaaaaatgccattgacatgctaacatcGTCGTCGTCAACGACAACGGCTATTTGGACACAGGCCGTGGAGCAACAAATGGTCagactcacaggcatatattctttatcctcaacaaagaatgactcatattacagcatcttattgAGTCAAGAGGAGGTGGTCCTATTCTTCTTGGTTTGTGTCTACATGACTGCGttatactgcctcccggtggccaaaccgcttaattctttacattttgaatatgaTCATACTGCAAATAACCGCTATATtgtagtgctatttttccttattaaaaatacaaaagcattttttttacaggaagCCTAGAATGGATTTATGGAATTTGTGTGCTTGACTTCATTCGCACGCATCTAATTCTTCTATATGTAATTAAAATTTTGGCCCGCAACAcaaaataattagtttttttccccgcgAGTTGACCAAGCGAAGGCTTCTAactaagttggggcactcgcaagtcaaggtACTACTGAAATACTATTTTATcttacaagtgtgtgtgtttaccttCAGCTGGGTTCATCATGGCGTCATGGATGACGGTGGCCATGCAGCCCGCCACTCCTGCACGAT
It includes:
- the LOC133404210 gene encoding mitoferrin-2-like, with product MEAGGFVSRRTSLDSPGVDDRVAGVATGTDVRWLSGRLLGTAGGFVGVLPARVTGEPDFSPPLRRPSAECSTEADVDYEGLPRGATTGTHMLAGAVAGIMEHCLMYPIDCVKTRMQSLLPEPNARYRNVTDALRQIVRTEGVWRPIRGINVLAVGAGPAHALYFTCYERIKFTLSNAIHPGANSHFANGVAGCMATVIHDAMMNPAEVVKQRIQMFDSPYRGVLDCMGTMLRKEGPAAFYRSYTTQLTMNVPFQALHFMTYEYLQEVLNPHRHYNPTSHVLSGALAGGLAAAVTTPLDVCKTLLNTQEVASVHVLQADVGGSPAARHISGLGEAFRTVYRVGGAAAFFKGVQARVIYQMPSTAISWSVYEFFKYVITKRQHERRLRGDPNK